In one Candidatus Aminicenantes bacterium genomic region, the following are encoded:
- the nhaC gene encoding Na+/H+ antiporter NhaC, giving the protein MKDRDRVSGDPRNIPLAVAMIPVVFLVAMLSVTIIVFKLDAHIPLICATAVAAVVATVYGHSWYRVREGMMLGIHLAMGAILILMVIGTMIGTWMLAGIVPSMIYYGLQLISPSVFLVATLLICSIVSLGTGSSWSTAGTVGVALIAVGQGLGIPAPMVAGAIISGAYFGDKMSPLSDTTNLAPAVAGTDVFSHIRHMIYTTTPGYLIALGLYALLGARFAGGELQGGQIERILAAIDAGFFVHPVLLLPLVLVIAMVVLKIPPLPALFGGTCLGGLFAIVFQHQSLARVFAAAHSGYVADTGVRMVDELLSRGGLESMMSTVALILCALSFGGIMEKSGMLDTIARALLYFARSTGSLVLTTVLSCIGMNAIAADQYMAIVIPGRMFKKAFEARGLHPKNLSRCLEDSATLTSSLIPWNSGGAFMFATLGVYPLHYLPFAFMNLANPLVSIFYGYTGITMTPADDAKKEEEPEGPPQPH; this is encoded by the coding sequence ATGAAAGATAGAGATCGCGTTTCCGGAGATCCGCGAAACATTCCCCTTGCCGTGGCCATGATTCCGGTTGTGTTCCTGGTGGCCATGCTCTCGGTGACCATTATCGTGTTCAAGCTGGATGCCCATATTCCCCTGATCTGCGCAACCGCGGTCGCGGCCGTTGTGGCCACGGTGTACGGGCACTCCTGGTACCGTGTCCGCGAAGGCATGATGCTGGGTATCCACCTGGCCATGGGCGCCATCCTGATTCTCATGGTGATCGGCACCATGATCGGCACCTGGATGCTGGCGGGGATTGTTCCCTCCATGATTTACTACGGCCTGCAACTGATTTCACCCTCGGTGTTCCTGGTGGCGACCCTGCTGATCTGTTCGATCGTATCCCTGGGTACCGGTTCCTCCTGGTCCACGGCCGGGACCGTGGGAGTGGCCCTGATCGCGGTGGGGCAGGGACTGGGAATTCCGGCGCCCATGGTGGCGGGGGCGATCATATCGGGAGCCTACTTCGGTGACAAGATGTCGCCCCTTTCCGATACCACCAACCTGGCCCCGGCCGTGGCGGGTACCGACGTGTTTTCGCACATCCGCCACATGATATACACCACCACTCCGGGGTATCTGATCGCCCTGGGACTCTACGCTTTGCTGGGAGCCCGGTTTGCCGGCGGCGAACTGCAGGGCGGCCAGATTGAGCGCATCCTGGCCGCCATCGACGCGGGTTTCTTTGTCCACCCGGTGCTGTTGCTGCCCCTGGTGCTGGTGATCGCCATGGTGGTGTTGAAGATTCCCCCCTTGCCCGCTCTTTTCGGCGGAACCTGCCTGGGGGGACTGTTCGCCATCGTGTTTCAGCACCAGAGCCTGGCGCGCGTATTTGCCGCCGCCCATTCCGGATACGTGGCCGATACCGGGGTCAGGATGGTGGACGAACTCCTCAGCCGGGGCGGGCTGGAGAGCATGATGAGTACCGTCGCCCTGATCCTGTGCGCGCTCTCTTTCGGCGGCATCATGGAAAAATCGGGCATGCTCGATACCATCGCCCGGGCGCTGCTGTACTTCGCCCGCAGCACGGGAAGCCTGGTCCTGACCACGGTTCTCTCCTGCATCGGCATGAACGCCATCGCCGCGGACCAGTACATGGCCATCGTTATTCCCGGACGCATGTTCAAGAAGGCTTTCGAAGCCCGGGGATTGCATCCCAAAAACCTTTCCCGCTGCCTGGAAGATTCGGCCACCCTTACATCTTCCCTGATACCATGGAACAGCGGCGGCGCGTTCATGTTCGCCACCCTGGGGGTGTACCCGTTGCACTACCTGCCTTTTGCTTTTATGAACCTGGCCAACCCCCTGGTATCCATTTTTTACGGCTACACCGGCATCACCATGACGCCGGCCGATGATGCAAAAAAAGAGGAAGAGCCCGAGGGTCCGCCGCAGCCCCATTGA